One window from the genome of Neospora caninum Liverpool complete genome, chromosome VI encodes:
- a CDS encoding putative zinc knuckle domain-containing protein: MPATVTNVRMPDSNRVPVSLTLRTHAIWRDTVGHDPYAPQGSENTAAADASLRDKAQELLVLARLTGSVASRTPGACAKCKQVGHLAYQCRNMLTGSTDAPDDAQLAFRRVQERDEEEDDKRAREALGIATDSEESDNDFLRRKRMRTTTPSGAGVSRSAEKKKKSRKVSSSSSSDSGSDSSSSDSESERERKKRKRKAKKQKKRDRKSKSKKRKTRG, encoded by the exons ATGCCCGCCACAGTCACCAACGTTCGCATGCCCGACAGCAATCGGGTTCCTGTCTCGCTGACTCTTCGAACACACGCCATTTGG AGAGACACAGTTGGGCACGATCCGTACGCCCCACAAGGCTCAGAAAACACAGCCGCTGCAGATGCGTCCCTGCGAGACAAGGCGCAAGAACTGCTGGTCCTTGCTCGTCTCACAGGATCCGTCGCATCTCGCACGCCTGGCGCATGCGCGAAATGCAAACAAG TCGGACACCTAGCCTACCAGTGCCGCAATATGCTGACCGGCTCGACAGACGCACCTGACGATGCACAGCTGGCCTTTCGCCGCGTtcaggaaagagacgaggaggaagacgacaag AGAGCTCGAGAGGCACTCGGCATAGCGACGGACTCGGAGGAGAGCGACAACGACTTTCTGCGgcggaaacgcatgcgcacaACCACGCCGAGCGGCGcgggcgtctcgcgttcggcggagaagaagaaaaagtcGCGGAaagtctcctcttcgtcaagcagcgacagcggctCCGATAGCAGCAGCTCGGACAGTGAGAGTGAGAGAG agaggaaaaagcgcaagcgcaaggcgaagaagcagaaaaaacgtgACCGGAA gtcgaagagcaagaagagaaagacgcgggGATGA
- a CDS encoding putative GMC oxidoreductase has translation MTRPQLLPAASKPLLRWRPSHCLFLSVLALLFVSRQFASAYSASPSPSDHEDQAKNQIPPSPPSPEDGPPTADSWSSSLSQFFTALRSSPWEWLRSGVEPTIRTPFYERHVEGVEGARRPQEVFDYIVVGAGAAGCPFARTMADAGKRVLVIERGHARSRAQTPAAMDLNGAGRGINDDSISQPVITTQGVRTHIGKVTGGGTSVNVGIMVRELDEYFHFLNDQYGHSWDTKTLRKASTWIEDKVSCPMPQENAFSRAICQGLADQGFTPHGGFDATGKNYTYPIPVSAELRHGEFWGAMSLFNSSASGFRNAADLFLVDEFSGAESIENFTPAKNIELLTDHIVLKVLFDRSGNRPRARCVNYRRTQESDLASLGEGPPRRRENNIGARPAETLLSKVGSFFAPRVYHACVKEDGEIVMSSGAILSAVNLFKSGVGPAEQIKALGLPLVLDVPQLGQRFSDRIAVPIGVFLTRRQQQTFSKPRISDVIGFRAFGPDCSDFKIGERTLKCTQVIVETMYGPHAMDGPIYAARALVPPHLRNTRVIEATFQIFSRCAQLSRRERFLKPVCLVLNRGIECASRTAVQFSFTSEPKSRGYVSLDKDGKVTVEANYLKDPQDFFDAVRGVQLAIERVNGDAFRGLIDSVGKTACPVMLLDAFLQIVTRLLEQTSPTSVTPELLEEVRKHHDNLAHLYPFSDNGDNDENDGNDESMSVQNPEGETKESPTPVKGESRLDSLQRIAEMQQLLEDLVSHEEDAETTEPQPRSSHVHTLRLHRLAGLLDETLCSNTCRVVDDRFLYGMYTKTCPWNDAYYGFYGLCSAAAPRSSENSRREFVADSEEGSEDDDHDLVLKRDVPAFLSSASAPDDPKEIAEYVLTYMSSIWHHAGTAEMGTVVDDLFRVKGLDGLSIVDASVLPQITRGNPTATLLLMGRYAALRKLEAQSRSERAGA, from the exons ATGACTCGCCCACAGCTGCTTCCTGCGGCGTCAAAGCCGCTGCTCAGGTGGAGACCCTCTcactgcctttttctctccgtcctcgctctcttgttcgtctctcgccagTTCGCTTCTGCTTACTCTGCATCCCCTTCGCCCTCCGACCATGAGGACCAAGCAAAGAACCAGATACccccctcgcctccctccccCGAGGACGGCCCGCCGACGGCCGACTCCTGGTCGAGTTCTCTGAGTCAGTTTTTCACtgcgcttcgctcttctccttgGGAGTGGCTGCGATCTGGCGTCGAGCCAACGATACGAACGCCTTTTTACGAGAGACATGTCGAGGGAGTTGAGGGAGCGCGGCGCCCTCAAGAAGTGTTTGACTACATCGTCGTTGGGGCTGGAGCTGCTGGATGTCCGTTTGCTAGAACCATGGCCGACGCAG GGAAGCGGGTCTTGGTGATAGAGCGGGGCCACGCGCGTTCTCGAGCGCAAACTCCTGCGGCGATGGACTTGAATGGAGCTGGACGCGGCATCAACGACGACAGCATCAGTCAGCCTGTCATCACAACTCAAGGCGTACGGACCCACATCGGCAAAGTCACGGGCGGAGGCACGAGTGTCAACGTGGGGATTATGGTGCGGGAACTCGACGAGTATTTCCATTTCCTCAACGACCAATATGGACATTCTTGGGACACCAAAACCCTTCGTAAG GCCTCTACTTGGATAGAAGACAAAGTCTCCTGCCCCATGCCGCAGGAGAACGCTTTTTCTAGAGCAATCTGTCAGGGCCTAGCTGATCAAGGGTTCACGCCCCACGGAGGCTTCGATGCGACGGGCAAAAATTATACGTACCCCATTCCTGTATCTGCCGAATTGAGACATGGAGAATTCTGGGGGGCCATGTCGCTCTTCAATTCTTCCGCTTCGGGTTTCAGGAATGCAGCAGACCTTTTCTTGGTTGACGAGTTCTCTGGAGCAGAAAGCATTGAAAATTTTACGCCCGCGAAAAACATCGAACTGCTTACCGATCACATCGTGTTG AAAGTTCTGTTTGACAGATCGGGCAACCGTCCTCGTGCGAGATGCGTCAATTATCGTCGAACGCAAGAATCCGACCTGGCATCTCTGGGAGAAGGTCCAccacgaagaagggaaaacaatATAG GCGCGAGGCCTGCTGAGACGCTCCTGTCGAAGGTTGGGTCGTTTTTTGCTCCACGCGTCTACCACGCCTGTGTgaaagaggacggcgaaaTCGTCATGTCTTCTGGAGCGATTTTGTCGGCGGTGAACCTCTTCAAGTCGGGCGTGGGGCCAGCTGAGCAGATTAAGGCTCTCGGTCTTCCCCTCGTTCTCGACGTACCCCAGCTGGGCCAACGCTTCTCGGATCGAATCGCTGTCCCCATTGGTGTCTTCCTGACCCGGCGACAGCAACAGACTTTCAGCAAACCCCGAATTTCCGACGTCATTGGATTTAGAGCCTTCGGCCCCGACTGCTCAGACTTCAA AATAGGCGAGAGGACTTTGAAATGCACTCAGGTCATCGTCGAAACGATGTACGGTCCACATGCCATGGACGGGCCCATTTATGCGGCGCGCGCACTCGTCCCGCCTCATCTGCGCAACACCAGAGTTATCGAAGCGACGTTTCAGATTTTCAGTCGGTGTGCACAGCTCTCCAGAAGGGAAAGATTTCTGAAGCCTGTCTGCTTGGTTCTTAACAGAGGCATCGAATGCGCAAG CCGCACGGCAGTTCAGTTTTCCTTCACTTCGGAGCCCAAGTCACGAGGCTATGTTTCGCTGgacaaagacggaaaagTGACAGTGGAGGCGAACTACCTTAAGGATCCCCAGGACTTCTTCGACGCGGTTCGCGGTGTGCAGTTGGCGATTGAA CGTGTCAACGGAGACGCCTTTCGCGGTCTTATCGACTCTGTCGGAAAAACAGCTTGCCCAGTGATGCTTCTGGATGCTTTTCTTCAAATTGTCACGAGGCTTCTTGAGCAAACGTCGCCCACCTCGGTGACTCCTGAGTTGCTCGAAGAA GTCCGAAAGCATCACGATAACTTGGCCCACCTATACCCGTTTTCCGACAACGGGGACAACGACGAGAATGACGGGAACGACGAGAGCATGAGCGTGCAGAACCCAGAAG gggaaacgaaggagagccCCACACCGGTGAAAGGAGAGAGTCGCCTGGATTCTCTGCAGAGAATCGCAGAAATGCAACAGCTGCTGGAGGATTTGGTTAgccacgaagaagacgcggaaacgaCCGAACCTCAGCCACGCAGTTCCCATGTGCATACACTCCGCCTGCATCGTCTAGCTGGACTCCTGGACGAGACACTTTGCAGCAACACGTGCAGAGTTGTAGATGATCGCTTCCTCTATGGCATGTACACGAAAACGTGTCCGTGGAACGACGCGTATTACGGCTTTTATGGCCTCTGTAGCGCTGCTGCGCCCCGTTCGTCTGAAAACTCACGCAGAGAGTTTGTTGCCGATTcagaagagggaagcgaggacgacgaccATGACCTTGTCCTCAA GCGAGACGTGCCTgcatttctttcttctgcttcagcACCGGACGACCCCAAGGAAATTGCGGAGTACGTTTTGACTTACATGAGCAGCATTTGGCATCACGCCGGGACCGCCGAAATGGGAACTGTCGTGGACGATCTCTTCCGCGTTAAAGGCCTAGACGGCCTCTCGATTGTCGACGCTTCTGTTCTCCCCCAAATCACTCGTGGCAACCCAACCGCGACACTTCTGCTCATGGGACG CTACGCCGCACTGAGAAAACTGGAGGCTCAGAGCCGTTCCGAAAGAGCAGGCGCCTGA